A window from Sinorhizobium fredii encodes these proteins:
- a CDS encoding tetratricopeptide repeat protein codes for MFTEIIERIEDFENIRKTWDELYRNDPDSHPCLSWDWLRQYLPRQERWFILALRRPDDADYCAFLPLRVATYRDKTSGLFCDEILMIGNHGSGRAGLLCMPGLENEAADASASIIRRENWASLRFDYLDLASDRTERLLDAFADEQFIREDGGGGEDGSDICEQPVRCLLVKTRTGRNLRDCLNQRSIDFVFERAMELHSRGKLDAAETGYRQVIHAAPKHVYARYGLAQLCTERGDHAEAEHLYRGLLSAMPEADKIQHRLGDALMAQARYHEASETFEDLLARSAHLGLVRFKLAVCLLAAGQRDAAIATFLSFEGIASDDPEHLRCKLRSREAVSRLRLRSAMEEQRATKRTPQKPLAQAGRRSRETPAAPAIAVRLLPPAALLKPSVPAGVSAHLHARPIRIDPHGSKRRH; via the coding sequence ATGTTTACAGAAATTATTGAGCGTATTGAGGATTTTGAGAATATCCGCAAAACCTGGGACGAGCTTTATCGCAACGATCCCGACTCCCACCCTTGCCTTTCCTGGGATTGGCTGCGCCAGTACCTGCCCCGGCAGGAGCGGTGGTTTATCCTGGCGCTAAGGCGACCCGACGATGCGGATTACTGCGCCTTTCTGCCGCTTCGCGTGGCAACCTACCGCGACAAGACGAGCGGCCTGTTCTGCGACGAGATTCTGATGATCGGCAATCACGGCTCCGGCCGCGCCGGCCTGCTTTGCATGCCGGGCCTCGAGAATGAGGCGGCGGATGCATCCGCCAGCATCATTCGTCGCGAGAACTGGGCAAGCCTGCGGTTCGACTATCTCGATCTTGCCTCCGACCGGACTGAGCGCTTGCTCGACGCCTTTGCCGACGAACAGTTTATCCGCGAGGATGGCGGCGGCGGCGAGGACGGGTCCGATATCTGCGAACAGCCGGTCCGCTGCCTCCTCGTCAAGACGCGCACCGGCCGCAATCTGCGCGACTGTCTCAATCAGCGCAGCATCGACTTCGTCTTCGAGCGCGCCATGGAGCTGCACAGCCGAGGCAAGCTGGACGCAGCGGAGACCGGGTATCGGCAGGTGATCCATGCAGCCCCCAAGCATGTCTATGCCCGCTACGGCTTGGCACAGCTCTGCACCGAAAGGGGAGACCACGCCGAAGCGGAACATCTTTATCGCGGCCTCCTCTCGGCTATGCCGGAGGCGGACAAGATCCAGCACCGGCTGGGCGACGCCCTGATGGCGCAAGCCCGCTACCATGAGGCGAGCGAAACCTTCGAGGATCTGCTTGCCCGAAGCGCGCATCTCGGCCTCGTCCGGTTCAAACTGGCCGTCTGCCTGCTGGCCGCAGGCCAGAGAGACGCTGCCATCGCCACCTTCCTGAGTTTCGAAGGCATCGCTTCCGACGATCCGGAGCATCTCCGATGCAAGCTCAGATCGCGGGAGGCGGTGTCGCGCCTGCGGTTGCGATCGGCGATGGAAGAGCAGAGGGCAACCAAGCGGACGCCGCAGAAGCCACTAGCGCAGGCGGGCCGTCGCTCCCGCGAGACCCCGGCCGCTCCCGCAATAGCCGTTCGGCTCCTGCCTCCGGCCGCACTCCTCAAGCCTTCCGTGCCCGCCGGCGTCTCCGCCCATCTGCATGCGAGACCGATCCGGATCGACCCCCACGGCTCGAAACGGAGACACTGA
- a CDS encoding class I SAM-dependent methyltransferase, which produces MTQIQIAFDGESLITPTAITTELSTAKTDRHDEQLRTGEAEVALALMIAQQQIEQRREPPSIIHQLIGALHEIRRKSDPSVWQELIPIVQNHPAANYFHEDPFTRWSFRKPRGYSGDAQLIDFIYGHPSVSEEIAKASPLGRTLYEYTKNAPSSVAVRERRDLLTRHVDAIAAEKGPETEILTIAAGHLREADRSVALQERRIKRWIALDQDPLSVGSMVRDFRGTCVEAIDGSVRGLLTRSQELGQFDFIYAAGLYDYLADKVAVKLTRRCLEMLKPGGIFLFANFAQDISDDGYMETLMNWALLLRSEADMWSIINASVDRNAIDARLEFGANRNIVYGILQKRS; this is translated from the coding sequence GTGACCCAAATTCAGATTGCCTTCGACGGCGAAAGCCTCATTACCCCCACCGCCATCACAACCGAACTCTCGACAGCCAAGACGGATCGCCATGACGAGCAGCTCAGAACCGGCGAAGCCGAGGTCGCTCTGGCGCTGATGATTGCCCAGCAGCAGATCGAGCAGCGCCGCGAGCCGCCGTCGATCATTCACCAGCTGATCGGCGCGCTTCACGAGATACGCCGCAAGTCCGATCCGAGCGTCTGGCAGGAGCTGATCCCGATCGTCCAGAACCATCCGGCGGCGAATTACTTCCATGAGGATCCGTTCACGCGCTGGTCCTTCCGCAAACCGCGCGGCTATTCCGGCGACGCGCAGCTGATCGACTTCATCTACGGCCATCCGAGCGTGTCCGAGGAGATCGCCAAGGCCTCTCCGCTTGGGCGCACGCTTTACGAATACACGAAGAATGCGCCGTCCTCGGTAGCCGTCAGGGAACGCCGCGACCTCTTGACCCGGCATGTCGACGCGATCGCCGCCGAAAAGGGGCCCGAGACGGAAATCCTGACGATCGCGGCCGGTCATCTGCGCGAGGCCGATCGCTCGGTGGCGTTGCAGGAGCGGCGGATCAAGCGCTGGATCGCTCTCGATCAGGACCCATTGAGCGTCGGGTCGATGGTTCGCGACTTCAGGGGAACTTGCGTCGAGGCGATCGACGGTTCCGTTCGCGGCCTTCTGACCAGGTCCCAGGAACTGGGCCAGTTCGACTTCATCTACGCCGCCGGCCTCTATGATTACTTGGCGGACAAGGTGGCGGTGAAGCTCACGCGGCGATGCCTCGAAATGCTGAAGCCGGGAGGGATCTTCCTCTTCGCCAATTTCGCGCAGGACATCAGCGACGACGGTTATATGGAGACGTTGATGAACTGGGCGCTGTTGCTGCGCTCGGAAGCGGACATGTGGAGCATCATCAATGCGAGCGTCGACCGCAACGCGATCGACGCGCGGCTGGAATTCGGCGCCAACCGCAACATCGTCTACGGTATCCTGCAGAAGCGTTCCTAA
- a CDS encoding putative bifunctional diguanylate cyclase/phosphodiesterase, with amino-acid sequence MKHRLADVVEIDLHREPPRPASTELRALYENEGEGARKQATRHGFWTAVAVYLLFSITDILLVPDVAHYTIAARFTIAIVALMLIEAQIRLNASANAIDVTAAAALVVAYAGWLYPAMMTADTESISYYMVFGAIFMMSVNLFFSFQFRVSLFASVTILMIFFAAVLSFSPAEVSYRLAFGTFNISCFVFTSYVNWKLNRERYKVFLNAFEARIQQKEASERGRALLRLSNTDSLTGLDNRRAVDQKLRDYWSDWQKKGTSFAAFLIDVDFFKKYNDFYGHQEGDRCLVLVASALKDSIEPVNGSIGRYGGEEFIVLARLETSDEAAALAEAIRCSVEKLALEHGQRRDGMSVVTVSVGAAFSRNQTGSKLERLIHEADRALYGAKASGRNCARLFDPNDPLSSDESENIAALLKIAIDQDLVSLVYQPIRNVASGRVDAVEALMRLKMLDGTAVPPSLFIPVAERTGAILDLGRWAIKRVCRELLAAEHVPVVSVNVSPIQLKSPGFAASVAAILGETGVAGGRLALEITEGLEMEMHSDILRCISDLKTLGVRIWLDDFGTGFAGLSWLRLIDFDTVKIDRSFLHDCDTPRGKAMLEDIIGLVRNRGHKILVEGVETEEQLALMRQFRIDQVQGFHVGRPAPAQTFRLPSVPKTGQRRL; translated from the coding sequence ATGAAGCACAGGCTGGCCGACGTAGTTGAGATCGACCTTCACAGAGAGCCGCCGCGACCGGCCTCGACCGAGCTGCGCGCGCTCTATGAAAACGAGGGTGAAGGCGCTCGCAAGCAGGCGACGCGGCACGGGTTCTGGACCGCTGTCGCGGTCTATCTGTTGTTTTCGATTACCGACATCCTGCTGGTTCCGGATGTGGCGCATTATACGATTGCGGCGCGATTCACGATTGCGATCGTCGCGCTGATGCTGATCGAGGCGCAGATCCGGCTGAACGCCAGCGCGAACGCGATCGACGTCACGGCTGCCGCAGCGCTCGTCGTCGCCTATGCCGGATGGCTCTATCCGGCGATGATGACCGCAGACACCGAAAGCATCTCCTATTACATGGTCTTCGGCGCGATCTTCATGATGAGCGTCAATCTGTTCTTCAGCTTCCAGTTCCGCGTTTCGCTGTTCGCATCCGTCACCATCCTGATGATTTTCTTTGCGGCGGTGCTGTCCTTCTCTCCGGCGGAGGTCTCCTACCGGCTCGCCTTCGGCACCTTCAACATCTCCTGCTTCGTCTTCACCTCCTATGTGAACTGGAAGCTCAACAGGGAGCGCTACAAGGTCTTTCTCAACGCCTTCGAAGCGCGCATTCAGCAGAAGGAGGCCTCCGAACGCGGCAGGGCCCTGCTGCGGCTGTCGAATACAGATTCGCTGACCGGCCTCGACAACCGCCGCGCCGTCGACCAGAAGCTCCGCGACTATTGGAGTGACTGGCAGAAGAAGGGAACGAGTTTCGCCGCGTTCCTCATCGACGTGGACTTCTTCAAGAAATACAACGACTTCTATGGGCACCAGGAGGGCGACCGCTGTCTCGTTCTCGTCGCCAGCGCTCTCAAGGACTCGATCGAGCCGGTCAACGGTTCGATCGGCCGCTACGGCGGCGAAGAGTTCATTGTGCTCGCCCGTCTGGAGACCAGCGACGAGGCGGCCGCGCTTGCCGAAGCGATCCGTTGCAGCGTGGAAAAACTGGCTCTGGAGCACGGGCAGCGGCGCGACGGAATGTCGGTCGTCACCGTCAGCGTCGGTGCGGCGTTCAGCCGAAATCAGACGGGCTCAAAGCTCGAGAGGCTGATCCACGAGGCCGATCGGGCGCTTTATGGCGCAAAGGCGAGCGGCCGCAACTGCGCCCGGCTCTTCGATCCGAATGATCCGCTCAGCAGCGACGAGAGCGAGAACATCGCCGCCCTGCTGAAAATTGCCATCGATCAGGACCTCGTCTCGCTCGTCTATCAGCCTATTCGAAACGTCGCATCGGGACGCGTCGATGCGGTCGAGGCGCTCATGCGGCTGAAAATGCTGGATGGCACCGCGGTGCCCCCCAGCCTCTTCATTCCGGTCGCGGAGCGCACCGGCGCCATCCTGGATCTCGGGCGTTGGGCGATCAAGAGGGTGTGCCGCGAACTTCTGGCCGCCGAGCACGTGCCCGTAGTCAGTGTGAACGTCTCCCCGATCCAGCTGAAATCACCGGGCTTCGCGGCCTCCGTAGCGGCGATTCTCGGCGAAACCGGCGTTGCCGGCGGCCGACTGGCTCTCGAAATCACGGAGGGCCTGGAGATGGAGATGCATTCCGATATCCTGCGCTGCATCAGCGACCTCAAGACGCTCGGCGTCAGGATATGGCTCGACGACTTCGGAACGGGCTTCGCCGGCCTGTCCTGGCTGCGGCTGATCGATTTCGACACGGTGAAGATCGACCGCTCCTTCCTGCACGACTGCGACACCCCGCGGGGCAAGGCGATGCTTGAGGACATTATCGGACTCGTGCGAAATCGCGGCCATAAGATCCTCGTGGAAGGCGTGGAGACCGAGGAACAACTGGCATTGATGCGACAATTCCGTATCGACCAGGTCCAGGGATTCCATGTCGGCCGTCCGGCGCCCGCGCAGACTTTCCGCCTCCCCTCAGTGCCAAAAACAGGCCAGCGGCGGCTCTGA
- a CDS encoding diaminopropionate ammonia-lyase has protein sequence MFIPNSNADYRLPLETAHATILGSDAAAGVERHLGYRDQHAETPLVSLPALAAETGVAAIHLKNEGQRLGLGSFKALGGAYAVIRLVLEEAEAKLGRPVDMAELNSPEIRKIAGSMTFACATDGNHGRSVAQGAELVGARAAIFVHAGVSDERVAAIARFGAEMIRVAGSYDDSVKGAARVANERNWTIVSDTSWPGYERIPGLVMQGYTALVREALRQMPAPPTHVFIQSGVGGIAAAVAGHLAIVLGERRPVFTVVDPARAACLFETARAGHPVTVPHGEPTVMAMLECHEPSLVAWRILSRVADAFMTVDEEDAVAVMRRLANPIGTDPAVVAGESGGVGLAGFLKAVADREVKAALSMGPESRIFLVNTEGATDPGKYQEILGLSPEDVVTRGAA, from the coding sequence ATGTTCATCCCCAACAGCAACGCGGATTATCGGCTGCCGCTCGAAACGGCGCATGCCACGATCCTCGGCTCGGACGCGGCGGCGGGCGTGGAACGCCACCTCGGCTATCGCGACCAACATGCCGAGACGCCGCTCGTCTCCCTGCCGGCTCTCGCGGCCGAAACCGGCGTTGCCGCGATTCATCTGAAGAACGAAGGACAGCGGCTGGGGCTCGGCAGCTTCAAGGCGCTCGGTGGCGCCTATGCCGTCATCCGTCTCGTCCTCGAAGAAGCCGAAGCAAAGTTGGGAAGGCCAGTCGATATGGCCGAGCTCAATTCCCCTGAGATCCGCAAGATCGCCGGTAGCATGACCTTTGCCTGCGCCACCGACGGCAATCATGGCCGGTCGGTCGCCCAGGGCGCCGAGCTCGTCGGCGCGCGGGCGGCGATCTTTGTCCATGCCGGCGTAAGCGACGAACGCGTGGCGGCGATTGCGCGCTTCGGGGCCGAGATGATCCGTGTCGCGGGAAGCTACGACGATTCCGTCAAGGGGGCCGCGCGTGTTGCCAATGAACGCAACTGGACGATCGTCTCCGACACCTCCTGGCCCGGTTACGAGCGCATTCCAGGACTGGTGATGCAAGGCTATACCGCGCTTGTGCGCGAGGCGCTCAGGCAGATGCCGGCGCCGCCGACCCATGTCTTCATCCAGTCCGGCGTCGGCGGCATCGCCGCTGCGGTCGCCGGCCATCTGGCGATCGTGCTCGGTGAGCGGCGGCCGGTCTTTACCGTCGTCGATCCCGCCCGCGCCGCCTGCCTGTTCGAAACGGCACGGGCCGGCCATCCCGTGACGGTGCCGCATGGCGAACCGACCGTCATGGCAATGCTCGAATGCCACGAGCCGTCGCTCGTCGCCTGGCGCATCCTGTCGCGCGTCGCCGATGCCTTCATGACCGTCGACGAGGAGGACGCCGTTGCGGTGATGCGGCGCCTTGCCAATCCGATCGGGACCGATCCGGCCGTCGTAGCCGGCGAGAGCGGCGGTGTCGGCCTCGCCGGTTTTCTGAAGGCGGTCGCCGATCGCGAAGTGAAGGCGGCGCTTT